The following are from one region of the Escherichia sp. E4742 genome:
- the glgP gene encoding glycogen phosphorylase, giving the protein MNAPFTYSSPTLSVEALKHSIAYKLMFTIGKDPVVANKHEWLNATLFAVRDRLVERWLRSNRAQLSQETRQVYYLSMEFLIGRTLSNAMLSLGIYDDVQGALESMGLNLEELIDEENDPGLGNGGLGRLAACFLDSLATLGLPGRGYGIRYDYGMFKQNIVNGSQKESPDYWLEYGNPWEFKRHNTRYKVRFGGRIQQEGKKTRWIETEEILAVAYDQIIPGYDTDATNTLRLWSAQASSEINLGKFNQGDYFAAVEDKNHSENVSRVLYPDDSTYSGRELRLRQEYFLVSSTIQDILSRHYQLHKTYDNLADKIAIHLNDTHPVLSIPELMRLLIDEHKFSWDDAFEVCCEVFSYTNHTLMSEALETWPVDMLGKILPRHLQIIFEINDYFLKTLQEQYPNDTDLLGRASIIDESNGRRVRMAWLAVVVSHKVNGVSELHSNLMVQSLFADFAKIFPGRFTNVTNGVTPRRWLAVANPSLSGVLDQHLGRNWRTDLSQLNELQQHCDFPMVNHAVHQAKLDNKKRLAEYIAQQLNVVVNPKALFDVQIKRIHEYKRQLMNVLHVITRYNRIKADPDAKWVPRVNIFGGKAASAYYMAKHIIHLINDVAKVINNDPQIGDKLKVVFIPNYSVSLAQLIIPAADLSEQISLAGTEASGTSNMKFALNGALTIGTLDGANVEMLDHVGADNIFIFGNTAEEVEELRRQGYKPREYYEKDEELHQVLTQIGSGVFSPEDPGRYRDLVDSLINFGDHYQVLADYRSYVDCQDKVDELYERPEEWTAKAMLNIANMGYFSSDRTIKEYADLIWHIDPVRL; this is encoded by the coding sequence ATGAATGCTCCGTTTACATATTCATCGCCCACGCTTAGCGTAGAAGCTCTTAAGCATTCTATCGCTTATAAGCTGATGTTTACGATTGGAAAGGACCCGGTCGTCGCCAATAAACATGAATGGCTGAACGCAACGTTATTTGCTGTGCGCGATCGTCTCGTGGAGCGCTGGTTACGCTCGAATCGCGCCCAGCTGTCGCAAGAAACTCGCCAGGTTTACTACCTGTCGATGGAATTTTTGATTGGTCGTACTCTCTCCAACGCCATGCTGTCGTTAGGTATTTATGACGATGTCCAGGGGGCGCTGGAGTCGATGGGATTGAATCTCGAAGAGTTGATTGATGAAGAAAATGACCCAGGTCTCGGTAACGGTGGCCTGGGACGTCTGGCGGCCTGCTTCCTGGATTCGCTGGCGACTTTAGGGTTGCCGGGGCGCGGTTACGGCATCCGTTATGACTACGGTATGTTCAAACAGAACATCGTTAACGGCAGTCAGAAAGAGTCTCCGGACTACTGGCTGGAGTACGGCAATCCGTGGGAATTTAAACGCCACAATACGCGCTACAAAGTGCGTTTTGGCGGACGTATTCAGCAAGAAGGTAAGAAAACGCGCTGGATTGAAACCGAAGAAATTCTGGCCGTAGCTTACGACCAAATCATCCCCGGTTATGATACTGACGCGACCAACACTTTGCGTCTGTGGAGCGCACAAGCCAGTAGCGAAATTAATCTTGGTAAATTTAACCAGGGTGACTACTTCGCGGCAGTGGAAGATAAAAACCACTCCGAGAACGTATCCCGCGTACTGTACCCGGATGACTCCACTTATTCCGGACGTGAACTGCGTTTGCGCCAGGAATATTTCCTGGTATCTTCGACTATTCAGGACATTTTAAGTCGCCATTATCAGTTGCATAAAACCTACGATAATCTGGCGGATAAAATCGCGATTCACCTCAACGACACCCATCCGGTACTGTCGATTCCTGAGCTGATGCGTCTGCTGATTGACGAGCACAAATTTAGCTGGGATGACGCTTTTGAAGTGTGCTGCGAGGTCTTCTCATACACCAACCACACGCTGATGAGCGAGGCGCTGGAAACCTGGCCGGTCGATATGCTGGGTAAAATTCTGCCGCGCCATTTGCAGATTATCTTTGAAATCAACGACTACTTCCTGAAAACCTTGCAGGAGCAGTATCCGAACGATACCGACCTGCTGGGACGGGCGTCGATCATTGATGAATCGAATGGGCGTCGTGTGCGGATGGCCTGGCTGGCTGTTGTGGTCAGTCACAAAGTTAACGGCGTATCGGAGCTGCACTCTAATCTGATGGTGCAATCGCTGTTTGCTGACTTTGCAAAGATCTTCCCTGGACGTTTCACCAACGTTACCAACGGTGTGACTCCGCGTCGCTGGCTGGCGGTGGCGAATCCGTCGCTTTCAGGCGTGCTGGATCAACACCTCGGTCGTAACTGGCGTACCGATCTGAGTCAATTAAACGAGTTGCAACAGCATTGTGATTTTCCGATGGTCAATCATGCTGTTCATCAGGCGAAGCTGGATAACAAAAAGCGTCTGGCGGAGTACATCGCCCAACAATTGAATGTGGTGGTGAATCCGAAGGCGCTGTTTGATGTGCAAATCAAACGTATTCACGAATACAAACGTCAATTGATGAATGTGTTGCACGTGATCACCCGCTATAACCGTATCAAGGCCGATCCAGATGCGAAGTGGGTTCCACGTGTGAATATTTTTGGCGGCAAGGCGGCTTCGGCTTATTACATGGCGAAGCACATTATCCATTTGATCAATGACGTAGCGAAAGTGATCAACAACGATCCACAGATTGGCGATAAGCTGAAAGTGGTGTTTATCCCGAACTACAGCGTCAGCCTGGCGCAGCTGATCATTCCGGCAGCCGATCTTTCCGAACAAATTTCGCTGGCTGGGACGGAAGCCTCCGGCACCAGTAACATGAAATTTGCGCTTAACGGTGCGTTGACTATCGGTACGCTGGACGGTGCGAATGTCGAGATGCTGGATCATGTCGGTGCGGACAATATCTTTATTTTTGGTAACACTGCGGAAGAAGTGGAAGAACTGCGTCGTCAGGGCTACAAACCGCGTGAATACTACGAGAAAGATGAAGAGTTGCATCAGGTGCTGACGCAAATTGGCAGCGGCGTGTTCAGTCCGGAAGATCCGGGTCGCTACCGCGATCTGGTTGATTCGCTGATCAACTTTGGCGATCACTACCAGGTGCTGGCGGATTATCGCAGCTATGTCGATTGTCAGGATAAAGTTGACGAACTGTACGAGCGTCCGGAAGAGTGGACAGCCAAAGCGATGCTGAACATCGCCAATATGGGCTATTTCTCTTCTGACCGGACTATCAAAGAGTACGCCGATCTTATCTGGCATATTGATCCGGTGAGATTGTAA
- the glgX gene encoding glycogen debranching protein GlgX, whose protein sequence is MTQLAIGNPAPLGAHYDGQGVNFTLFSAHAERVELCVFDAQGIEHRYDLPGRSGDIWHGYLPDARPGLHYGYRVHGPWQPAMGHRFNPAKLLIDPCARQIVGEFKDNPLLHAGHSEPDYRDNAAIAPKCVVVVDHYDWEDDAPPRTSWGSTIIYEAHVKGLTYLHPEIPVEIRGTYKALGHPVMINYLKQLGITALELLPVAQFASEPRLQRMGLSNYWGYNPVALFALHPAYACSPETALDEFRDVIKALHKAGIEVILDIVLNHSAELDLDGPLFSLRGIDNRSYYWIREDGDYHNWTGCGNTLNLSHPAVVEYASACLRYWVETCHVDGFRFDLAAVMGRTPEFRQDAPLFTAIQNCPVLSQVKLIAEPWDIAPGGYQVGNFPPLFAEWNDHFRDAARRFWLHYDLPLGEFAGRFAASSDVFKRNGRQPSAAINLVTAHDGFTLRDCVCFNHKHNEANGEENRDGTNNNYSNNHGKEGLGGTLDLVERRRDSIHALLTTLLLSQGTPMLLAGDEHGHSQHGNNNAYCQDNQLTWLDWSQASSGLTAFTAALIHLRKRIPALVEDRWWEEGDGNVRWLNRYAQPLSSDEWQNGPKQLQILLSDRFLIAINATLEVTEIVLPAGEWRAIPPFAGEDNPVITAVWPGPAHGLCVFQR, encoded by the coding sequence ATGACACAACTTGCCATTGGCAATCCCGCTCCTCTTGGCGCGCATTACGACGGCCAGGGCGTTAACTTCACGCTCTTCTCCGCTCATGCCGAACGGGTAGAGCTGTGTGTGTTTGACGCCCAGGGCATCGAACATCGGTATGATTTGCCAGGACGAAGCGGTGACATCTGGCACGGTTATCTACCGGATGCGCGCCCGGGGTTGCATTATGGTTATCGCGTTCATGGCCCATGGCAACCCGCCATGGGACATCGCTTTAATCCGGCGAAGTTGTTGATTGATCCTTGCGCGCGGCAAATTGTCGGGGAATTTAAAGATAACCCGCTGCTGCACGCCGGGCATAGTGAACCTGACTATCGCGACAACGCTGCTATTGCGCCGAAATGCGTAGTGGTCGTGGATCACTATGACTGGGAAGATGATGCCCCGCCGCGCACGTCGTGGGGCAGTACCATCATTTATGAAGCCCATGTCAAAGGCTTAACCTACTTGCACCCGGAGATCCCGGTCGAGATCCGTGGGACCTATAAAGCGCTCGGTCATCCGGTGATGATCAACTATTTAAAACAGTTGGGCATTACCGCACTGGAACTGTTGCCAGTGGCGCAGTTTGCCAGTGAACCGCGCCTGCAACGCATGGGGTTGAGCAACTACTGGGGTTACAACCCGGTGGCGCTGTTTGCGCTGCACCCAGCGTATGCATGCTCACCCGAAACGGCGTTGGATGAGTTCCGCGATGTAATCAAAGCCCTGCACAAAGCGGGCATTGAAGTCATTCTTGACATCGTGCTCAACCACAGTGCGGAACTGGATCTCGACGGCCCGCTATTCTCACTGCGCGGGATCGACAACCGTAGCTATTATTGGATAAGAGAAGACGGCGATTATCACAACTGGACCGGTTGCGGCAATACGCTCAATTTGAGTCATCCAGCTGTGGTGGAGTACGCCAGCGCCTGTCTACGCTACTGGGTAGAAACCTGCCACGTTGATGGCTTCCGCTTCGATCTCGCAGCAGTCATGGGACGAACACCGGAGTTTCGTCAGGATGCGCCGCTGTTTACGGCTATCCAGAATTGCCCGGTGCTTTCGCAGGTGAAGCTGATTGCTGAACCGTGGGATATCGCGCCCGGTGGCTATCAGGTGGGGAATTTCCCGCCGCTGTTTGCCGAGTGGAATGATCATTTCCGCGACGCCGCCCGCCGTTTCTGGCTGCATTATGATTTGCCTCTGGGAGAGTTTGCCGGACGCTTTGCCGCCTCCAGCGATGTTTTTAAACGTAATGGCCGTCAGCCGAGTGCCGCGATTAATCTGGTCACAGCGCATGACGGTTTTACGCTTCGCGACTGCGTTTGTTTTAACCATAAACACAATGAAGCAAACGGAGAAGAAAATCGCGACGGGACCAACAACAATTACAGTAACAATCATGGTAAAGAAGGGTTAGGCGGAACTCTTGATCTGGTTGAACGGCGGCGCGACAGCATTCACGCCCTGTTAACAACGTTGTTGCTCTCCCAGGGTACGCCGATGTTACTGGCCGGTGACGAACACGGTCACAGCCAGCATGGCAATAACAATGCTTACTGTCAGGATAACCAACTAACGTGGTTAGACTGGTCGCAAGCAAGTAGTGGTTTAACCGCGTTTACCGCCGCGTTAATCCATCTGCGCAAGCGCATTCCTGCTTTGGTAGAGGATCGCTGGTGGGAAGAAGGCGATGGCAACGTCCGTTGGCTGAATCGATATGCTCAACCTTTAAGCTCGGATGAGTGGCAAAACGGGCCAAAGCAGCTGCAAATTTTGCTTTCGGATCGTTTTTTGATCGCAATAAACGCCACGCTTGAGGTAACAGAGATTGTTTTACCTGCTGGGGAGTGGCGTGCCATTCCCCCATTCGCTGGAGAGGATAACCCAGTGATTACGGCTGTCTGGCCGGGACCTGCACACGGACTGTGTGTGTTCCAGAGATGA
- the glgC gene encoding glucose-1-phosphate adenylyltransferase — protein MISLEKNDHLMLARQLPLKSVALILAGGRGTRLKDLTNKRAKPAVHFGGKFRIIDFALSNCINSGIRRMGVITQYQSHTLVQHIQRGWSFFNEEMNEFVDLLPAQQRMKGENWYRGTADAVTQNLDIIRRYKAEYVVILAGDHIYKQDYSRMLIDHVEKGARCTVACMPVPIEEASAFGVMAVDENDKIIEFVEKPANPPSMPNDPSKSLASMGIYVFDAEYLYELLEEDDRDENSSHDFGKDLIPKITEAGLAYAHPFPLSCVQSDPDAEPYWRDVGTLEAYWKANLDLASVVPELDMYDRNWPIRTYNESLPPAKFVQDRSGSHGMTLNSLVSGGCVISGSVVVQSVLFSRVRVNSFCNIDSAVLLPEVWVGRSCRLRRCVIDRACVIPEGMVIGEDAEEDARRFYRSEEGIVLVTREMLRKLGYKQER, from the coding sequence ATGATTAGTTTAGAGAAGAACGATCACTTAATGTTGGCGCGCCAGCTGCCATTGAAATCTGTTGCCCTGATACTGGCGGGAGGACGTGGTACCCGCCTGAAGGATTTAACCAATAAGAGAGCAAAGCCTGCCGTACACTTCGGCGGTAAGTTCCGCATTATCGACTTTGCGCTGTCCAACTGCATCAACTCTGGGATCCGTCGTATGGGCGTGATCACCCAGTACCAGTCTCACACTCTGGTGCAGCATATTCAGCGCGGCTGGTCGTTCTTCAATGAAGAAATGAACGAGTTTGTCGATCTGCTGCCTGCGCAGCAGAGAATGAAAGGGGAGAACTGGTATCGTGGTACCGCAGATGCGGTCACTCAAAACCTCGATATCATCCGCCGCTATAAAGCGGAGTATGTGGTGATCCTGGCCGGTGACCATATCTACAAGCAAGACTATTCGCGAATGCTTATCGACCACGTCGAAAAAGGTGCGCGCTGTACCGTTGCTTGTATGCCTGTACCGATTGAAGAAGCCTCTGCATTTGGCGTTATGGCGGTTGATGAGAACGATAAAATTATCGAATTTGTTGAAAAACCAGCTAACCCGCCGTCAATGCCAAACGATCCGAGCAAATCTTTAGCGAGTATGGGGATCTACGTCTTTGACGCAGAGTACCTGTATGAACTGCTGGAAGAAGACGATCGTGATGAAAACTCCAGCCACGACTTTGGTAAGGATTTGATTCCAAAAATTACCGAAGCAGGCCTCGCCTACGCGCATCCATTCCCGCTCTCTTGTGTACAGTCCGACCCGGACGCCGAGCCGTACTGGCGTGATGTCGGGACACTGGAGGCTTACTGGAAAGCGAACCTGGATCTGGCTTCTGTCGTGCCGGAACTGGATATGTACGATCGCAACTGGCCGATTCGCACCTACAATGAATCATTGCCGCCAGCGAAATTCGTTCAGGATCGCTCCGGTAGCCACGGGATGACCCTTAACTCACTGGTTTCCGGCGGTTGTGTGATCTCTGGTTCGGTGGTGGTGCAGTCCGTTCTGTTCTCACGCGTTCGCGTGAATTCATTCTGCAACATTGATTCCGCCGTATTGCTACCGGAAGTGTGGGTAGGTCGCTCGTGCCGTCTGCGTCGCTGCGTCATTGACCGCGCTTGTGTCATTCCGGAAGGAATGGTGATTGGTGAGGATGCAGAAGAGGATGCACGTCGTTTCTATCGTTCAGAAGAAGGCATTGTGCTGGTTACGCGCGAAATGCTACGGAAGTTAGGGTATAAACAGGAGCGATAA
- the glgA gene encoding glycogen synthase GlgA gives MQVLHVCSEMFPLLKTGGLADVIGALPAAQIADGVDARVLLPAFPDIRRGVTDAKVVSRRDTFAGHFTLLFGHYNGVGIYLIDAPHLYDRPGSPYHDTNLFAYTDNVLRFALLGWVGAEMASGLDPFWRPDVVHAHDWHAGLAPAYLAANGRPAKSVFTVHNLAYQGMFYAHHMNDIQLPWSFFNVHGLEFNGQISFLKAGLYYADHITAVSPTYAREITEPQFAYGMEGLLQQRHREGRLSGVLNGVDEKIWSPETDLLLASRYTRDSLEDKAENKRQLQIAMGLKVDDKVPLFAVVSRLTSQKGLDLVLEALPGLLEQGGQLALLGAGDPVLQEGFLAAAAEHPGKVGVQIGYHEAFSHRIMGGADVILVPSRFEPCGLTQLYGLKYGTLPLVRRTGGLADTVSDCSLENLADGVASGFVFEDSNAWSLLRAIRRAFVLWSRPSLWRFVQRQAMAMDFSWQVAAKSYRELYYRLK, from the coding sequence ATGCAGGTTTTACATGTATGTTCAGAGATGTTCCCGCTGCTTAAAACCGGCGGTCTGGCTGATGTTATTGGGGCATTACCCGCAGCACAAATCGCAGACGGCGTTGACGCTCGCGTACTGTTGCCTGCATTTCCCGATATTCGCCGTGGCGTGACCGATGCGAAGGTGGTATCTCGCCGTGATACCTTTGCCGGACATTTCACGCTGCTGTTTGGGCATTACAACGGGGTTGGCATTTACCTGATTGATGCACCGCATCTCTACGATCGTCCCGGAAGCCCGTATCACGATACCAACTTATTTGCTTACACCGACAACGTATTGCGTTTTGCACTGCTCGGGTGGGTTGGAGCGGAGATGGCAAGCGGGCTTGACCCATTCTGGCGCCCTGATGTTGTGCACGCGCACGACTGGCATGCAGGTCTTGCGCCTGCGTATCTGGCGGCAAATGGGCGTCCGGCGAAGTCGGTGTTTACTGTGCACAACCTGGCCTATCAAGGCATGTTTTATGCACATCACATGAATGACATCCAATTGCCATGGTCATTCTTTAATGTTCACGGGCTGGAGTTCAACGGGCAGATCTCTTTCCTGAAGGCCGGATTGTATTACGCCGACCACATTACAGCGGTTAGTCCGACCTACGCTCGTGAGATTACTGAACCACAGTTTGCCTACGGTATGGAAGGTTTACTCCAGCAGCGTCATCGTGAAGGACGACTTTCCGGCGTACTGAACGGCGTGGACGAGAAAATATGGAGTCCCGAGACGGACTTACTTTTAGCCTCGCGTTACACCCGCGATTCATTGGAGGATAAAGCGGAGAATAAGCGCCAGTTGCAAATCGCAATGGGGCTTAAGGTTGACGATAAAGTGCCGCTTTTTGCAGTGGTGAGCCGTCTGACCAGCCAGAAAGGTCTGGATCTGGTGCTGGAAGCCTTACCGGGTCTTCTGGAACAGGGCGGACAACTGGCGCTGCTCGGCGCGGGCGATCCGGTATTGCAGGAAGGTTTTCTTGCTGCAGCGGCGGAACATCCCGGCAAGGTTGGTGTGCAGATTGGTTATCACGAAGCATTTTCGCATCGCATTATGGGCGGCGCGGACGTCATTCTGGTTCCCAGCCGTTTTGAACCGTGCGGCTTAACGCAACTTTATGGATTGAAGTACGGTACGCTGCCGCTGGTGCGGCGTACCGGTGGGCTTGCTGATACGGTTTCTGACTGTTCTCTTGAGAACCTTGCAGATGGCGTCGCCAGTGGGTTTGTCTTTGAAGATAGTAATGCCTGGTCGCTGTTACGGGCTATTCGACGCGCTTTTGTTCTGTGGTCTCGCCCTTCACTGTGGCGGTTTGTGCAACGTCAGGCTATGGCAATGGATTTTAGCTGGCAGGTCGCGGCGAAGTCGTACCGTGAGCTTTACTATCGCTTGAAATAG
- the glgB gene encoding 1,4-alpha-glucan branching enzyme translates to MSDRIDRDVINALIAGHFADPFSVLGMHKTTAGLEVRALLPDATDVWVIEPKTGRKVAKLECLDSRGFFSGVVPRRKNFFRYQLAVVWHGQQNLIDDPYRFGPLIQEMDAWLLSEGTHLRPYETLGAHADTMDGVTGTRFSVWAPNARRVSVVGQFNYWDGRRHPMRLRKESGIWELFIPGAHNGQLYKYEMIDANGNLRLKSDPYAFEAQMRPETASLICGLPEKVVQTEERKKANQFDAPISIYEVHLGSWRRHADNNFWLSYRELADQLVPYAKWMGFTHLELLPINEHPFDGSWGYQPTGLYAPTRRFGTRDDFRYFIDAAHAAGLNVILDWVPGHFPTDDFALAEFDGTNLYEHSDPREGYHQDWNTLIYNYGRREVSNFLVGNALYWIERFGIDALRVDAVASMIYRDYSRKEGEWIPNEFGGRENLEAIEFLRNTNRIIGEQVPGAVTMAEESTDFPNVSRPQDIGGLGFWYKWNLGWMHDTLDYMKLDPVYRQYHHNKLTFGMLYNYTENFVLPLSHDEVVHGKKSILDRMPGDAWQKFANLRAYYAWMWAFPGKKLLFMGNEFAQGREWNHDASLDWHLLEGGDNWHHGVQRLVRDLNHTYRHHKALHELDFDGYGFEWLVVDDHERSVLIFVRRDKEGNEIIVASNFTPVPRHDYRFGINQPGKWREILNTDSMHYHGSNTGNGGAVHSDEIASHGRQHSLSLTLPPLATIWLVREG, encoded by the coding sequence ATGTCCGATCGTATCGATAGAGACGTGATTAACGCGCTAATTGCAGGTCATTTTGCGGATCCTTTTTCCGTACTTGGAATGCATAAAACCACAGCGGGACTGGAAGTCCGTGCCCTTTTACCTGACGCCACAGATGTGTGGGTAATTGAACCAAAAACTGGACGCAAAGTCGCTAAACTGGAGTGTCTCGACTCTCGTGGATTCTTCAGCGGCGTCGTTCCTCGGCGTAAAAATTTTTTCCGCTATCAGTTGGCGGTTGTCTGGCATGGCCAGCAGAATCTGATTGATGATCCTTACCGTTTTGGCCCTTTAATCCAGGAAATGGACGCCTGGCTGTTATCTGAAGGTACCCACCTGCGCCCATATGAAACCTTAGGTGCGCACGCAGATACTATGGATGGCGTTACCGGCACGCGTTTTTCTGTCTGGGCGCCAAATGCCCGCCGTGTCTCGGTTGTTGGGCAATTCAACTACTGGGATGGTCGTCGTCACCCGATGCGCCTGCGTAAAGAGAGCGGCATCTGGGAACTGTTTATCCCTGGCGCGCATAACGGTCAGCTCTATAAATACGAAATGATTGATGCCAATGGCAATCTGCGTTTGAAGTCTGATCCTTATGCCTTCGAAGCGCAGATGCGCCCGGAAACCGCTTCTCTTATTTGCGGACTGCCTGAAAAGGTCGTGCAGACCGAAGAGCGCAAAAAAGCGAATCAGTTTGATGCGCCAATTTCTATCTATGAAGTTCACCTGGGGTCATGGCGTCGTCACGCCGACAACAACTTCTGGTTAAGCTACCGCGAACTTGCCGATCAGTTGGTGCCTTACGCTAAATGGATGGGCTTTACCCACCTCGAACTGCTGCCAATTAACGAACATCCATTCGATGGCAGTTGGGGCTATCAGCCGACAGGTTTGTATGCGCCAACTCGCCGTTTTGGCACTCGCGATGATTTCCGCTATTTCATTGATGCCGCCCACGCAGCAGGTTTGAACGTGATTCTCGACTGGGTGCCGGGCCACTTCCCGACAGATGACTTTGCACTTGCCGAATTTGACGGCACAAATCTGTATGAACACAGCGATCCGCGTGAAGGCTACCATCAGGACTGGAACACCCTGATTTACAACTATGGCCGCCGTGAAGTCAGTAACTTCCTCGTTGGTAACGCGCTGTACTGGATCGAGCGTTTTGGTATCGATGCGCTGCGCGTCGATGCGGTTGCTTCGATGATTTATCGTGATTACAGCCGTAAAGAGGGCGAGTGGATCCCGAACGAGTTTGGTGGGCGCGAGAATCTGGAAGCGATTGAATTTTTACGCAATACCAACCGTATTATCGGTGAGCAAGTACCGGGCGCGGTGACGATGGCGGAAGAGTCTACCGACTTCCCGAACGTTTCCCGCCCGCAGGATATTGGTGGTCTGGGCTTCTGGTACAAGTGGAACCTCGGCTGGATGCACGACACTCTGGATTACATGAAGCTCGACCCGGTTTATCGTCAATACCACCACAATAAACTCACCTTCGGGATGCTCTACAACTACACTGAAAACTTCGTCCTGCCGCTGTCTCATGACGAAGTGGTGCACGGCAAAAAATCGATTCTCGACAGGATGCCAGGCGATGCATGGCAGAAGTTTGCCAATCTGCGAGCCTACTATGCCTGGATGTGGGCGTTCCCGGGCAAGAAACTGTTGTTCATGGGTAACGAATTTGCCCAAGGGCGTGAGTGGAACCACGATGCCAGCCTCGACTGGCATCTGCTGGAAGGTGGCGACAACTGGCATCACGGTGTCCAGCGACTGGTACGCGATCTGAACCATACTTATCGTCACCACAAAGCTCTGCATGAGCTGGATTTCGACGGCTACGGCTTTGAATGGCTGGTGGTGGATGATCATGAGCGTTCGGTGCTGATTTTTGTTCGCCGTGATAAAGAGGGTAATGAAATTATCGTTGCCAGTAACTTTACGCCGGTGCCGCGTCATGATTATCGCTTTGGCATTAATCAGCCGGGTAAATGGCGAGAAATCCTCAACACTGATTCCATGCACTATCACGGTAGCAATACCGGTAATGGCGGCGCGGTACACAGTGATGAGATCGCCAGCCACGGTCGCCAGCATTCATTAAGCCTTACGCTACCGCCGCTGGCCACTATCTGGCTGGTCCGGGAGGGATAA
- a CDS encoding PstS family phosphate ABC transporter substrate-binding protein has product MMQNRKWILTSLVMTFFGIPILTQFLAAVIAMLGAGVATILEFCNLLLTPTIYLLLNVFMLALGAIVIFFSGRVWAGDSAPENREIAVWRQCFFLLPALLTLVGWIIMLHLADYQFRQMGSGWLADLMLPWLGVLLVSLVGGEYWWMVIIPVGAHISFVLGYAWPTRHPLTGTFGLRCRNSLLFILLLLGFVAGYQAHLYKQLNPGVGVREDIDIWAWRPDKLNNQLTPLRGKPQIQFTQNWPRLDGATAAYPIYASAFYALSVIPEDFHTREYLENSRTPDAYNRIVKGDADIIFVAQPSGGQKKRAEESGITLIYTPFAREAFVFIVNADNPVNSLTEQQVRDIFSGAITNWRIVGGDDQEIQTWQRPEDSGSQTVMQSLVMKNVRMISPQETEVASVMEGMIKVVAEYRNTNNAIGYTFRYYATQMNTDKNIKLLAINGIAPTVENIRNRKYPYIVDALMVTRENTTSETQKLVEWFLTPQGQSLVEDVGYVPMYKTLH; this is encoded by the coding sequence ATGATGCAAAACAGAAAATGGATTTTGACCTCGTTGGTAATGACTTTTTTTGGTATTCCCATACTGACGCAATTTTTGGCAGCGGTTATTGCCATGCTGGGCGCCGGGGTTGCCACTATTCTTGAGTTTTGTAATCTACTCCTCACACCAACAATTTACCTTCTGCTCAACGTTTTTATGCTGGCGCTGGGCGCGATAGTGATATTTTTCTCGGGTCGAGTGTGGGCGGGCGATAGCGCACCAGAAAACAGAGAAATAGCCGTCTGGCGACAATGCTTTTTTCTCTTACCCGCACTATTAACCCTGGTTGGCTGGATAATCATGCTACATCTGGCAGATTATCAATTTCGCCAGATGGGTTCAGGCTGGTTGGCAGATCTTATGCTTCCCTGGCTGGGCGTTTTGTTAGTCTCATTAGTCGGTGGTGAGTACTGGTGGATGGTCATTATTCCCGTTGGGGCGCATATCAGTTTTGTGCTGGGATACGCCTGGCCGACAAGACATCCTTTAACCGGCACATTCGGGCTACGTTGCCGTAATTCACTCCTGTTTATTCTTCTCCTGCTGGGGTTTGTCGCTGGTTATCAGGCTCATTTATACAAACAGCTTAATCCTGGCGTCGGTGTTCGCGAAGATATTGATATCTGGGCCTGGCGACCCGATAAACTCAATAATCAACTGACGCCACTGCGTGGTAAACCACAAATTCAGTTTACACAAAACTGGCCGCGACTCGATGGTGCCACAGCAGCGTACCCAATTTATGCTTCTGCCTTTTATGCGTTAAGCGTTATACCGGAAGATTTCCACACCAGGGAATATCTGGAGAACTCTCGTACCCCCGATGCATATAACAGGATTGTTAAAGGTGATGCTGATATTATTTTCGTGGCGCAACCTTCCGGTGGGCAGAAAAAACGTGCAGAGGAATCGGGCATCACTTTGATATACACCCCCTTTGCCCGCGAAGCGTTCGTTTTTATCGTCAATGCAGATAATCCAGTTAATTCCCTGACAGAACAACAAGTGCGAGACATCTTCAGTGGCGCAATTACTAACTGGCGTATTGTTGGGGGAGATGATCAAGAGATCCAGACCTGGCAACGCCCGGAAGACTCAGGCAGTCAGACGGTGATGCAATCACTGGTGATGAAAAATGTACGCATGATCTCGCCGCAGGAAACAGAAGTGGCAAGCGTGATGGAAGGCATGATTAAAGTCGTTGCCGAATACCGTAATACAAACAACGCAATAGGCTACACCTTCCGCTATTACGCCACGCAAATGAACACTGATAAAAATATAAAATTGCTAGCGATTAATGGTATTGCACCCACGGTGGAAAACATTCGCAACAGAAAATATCCATATATCGTCGATGCATTAATGGTGACGAGAGAAAATACAACGTCAGAAACACAAAAACTGGTCGAATGGTTTTTAACGCCACAGGGGCAGAGCCTGGTGGAAGACGTGGGATATGTGCCGATGTATAAAACGTTGCATTAA